CGTCGGCGACGGGCCGCACGCGATCGTGACCGGTATGACGGGGACGGGCAAGAGCGAGCTGCTTGTCAGCTGGGTCACAGCCATCGCGTCGGTGAACGGACCGGATCGCGTGACCTTCGTGCTCGCCGACTTCAAGGGCGGCACCGCATTCGAGCCGTTGCGCGCGCTGCGACAGGTGGTCGCCGTCATCACCGACCTCGACGAGGAAGGCGCCAGGCGCGGCGTCTCCAGCCTCACGGCGGAGCTGCGGCGGCGAGAGGCGGTGCTGGCCGCTGCGGGAGTTCGTGATGTGCGTGATGTCTCGATGCCGCGGCTGGTCATCGTGGTCGACGAGTTCGCGGCCCTGCTGTCAGAACACCCCGACCTCGGCGCGGTGTTCACCGACATCGCAGCCCGCGGCCGCGCGCTCGGCATGCATCTCATCATCGGCACGCAGCGTGCGTCCGGGGTCATCAGAGACGCACTGGCCGCGAACTGCCCCCTTCGCATCAGTCTGCGGGTCGGAGACGTCGCAGACAGCCGACTCATGATCGGCACGGACGCGGCAGCGATGCTCGCGGGCGACGCGAGCGCGCGCGGGCACGGGCTGGTGCGGCGGCCTGCGGACGACGAGCCCGTCGCGATCCGCGTCGCCTTGACCGCGGCCGCCGATCTGAGGGACGTCGGGATGCGGTGGGCGGAAGCAGATGTGCCGCCCAGCCCGTGGCTCCCCGCTCTTCCTGCCGTTCTCCCGCTCGTGGAGGTCATCGACGAAGCCGGTCCGTCGCCCGATACGGTCGTCCTCGGTCGCGTCGACGACCCCGGCCGCCAGTCGCAGCCAGCGGTGCTGCTGCGGTGCGCAGGCGAGCGAGGACTCGCGCTTCTCGGTGCGCCCGGCTCCGGCCGCACTGCGGCGCTGAGGGCGGTCGCGGCGCAGCGCCACGACGCCGTCTGGCTGCCGAGCGACCCTGAAGACGCCTGGGATCTGCTCGCCGCATGGGCGGACGGGAGGGAGCGTCCTCCTGCGGTCGTGCTGGGCGACGACCTGGACGCGCTTACCGCCGCTCTGCCACCGGAGTACGGCCAGCAGTTCGTCCACCGCTGGGAGCAGGTTCTTCGTGCAGCGCGGGGGACGACCTTCGTCCTGACCGCGACCAGAGCGAGCGGAGCGCTGGGGCGGGTGCTCGATCTGCTGCCGCGTCGAGTGCTGTTGCGCATGCCGAACCGGATGGAGCATCTGGCGGCCGGGGGAGAGCCGTCGGGATTCGTGCGCGACCGCGCTCCCGGGCGAGCCAGGATGGGCGACCACGAAGTGCAGCTGGCCTGGGTCGACGAAAGCGAAGTCGACCGGACCGCGGCACCGTCGATGGCGGCGTGGGCTCCGACCTCTGCGATCACGGGCGTCGTCAGCCCCGGAGCTGAGGAGGTGATCGCCCGGATGCGCGACGCGTATCCTGCGTGCGAGGTGGTGGCCGTCGGCACCGAGCCCAAAGGTGTGGGACCGCGATGCATCGTGGTCGCTGATGCGGAGACATGGCAGCGCAACTGGCCCGTGTGGCAACGCGTGAGATCAGTCGGTGAGGTGCTCATCCGCTGTGAGCACCCGGCCGACCTCCGCCAGCTGGTCGGCGCCCGCGAGCTTCCGCCCTACGCGCGCCCGCATGCAGGCCGGGCGTGGTCGGTGATCGGCGCGCGTGCGCCGAGACGCGTCCACCTCACCGAGCTGTCGCCGGCATGAGCATCCTCGCGCGCGGCCGAGAGGAAGACGCGGTGTCAGATCCCGGCACCGGGACGGATGGCACCGACGTCCGCCCCGCCGCCGAGCACGGCGAGCGGAAGCGCGCCGCTGAGAGCCGCGACGTCGGCGTCGCTCAGCCCTCCCGCGCGGGCGAGAAGCGTGGCGGCCACGATCGTCGAGGCGCGAGTGGCCCCGTCGAGCATCTTCAGCGCCACGGTCGTTCCATTGGGGGCGACCATCACCATGACGCCCTCGGCGCCGTACTTGGTGAACACGCCGAGCGTCTCCGTCGCGATGGTGTCGGGGCGGCCGGGGCCCTCGATCGTCCAGGGGTTCTCGCGCACCGCGCGGACGAGGGAGCCGGCCACCCGGTGAAGAGCGAAGGGCGAACGATCCGAAGCGGTGCCGATGCGGTGGATCGCGCGCGCCAGACCGGTCAGCGTCATGGCGTGGACCGGCGCACCGCACCCGTCGATCGCGGTGTGCGCGATCTTCTCGCCCGTGAGGCGCTCGATGACGTCGCGGATGTGCTGCTGCAGAGGATGAGCGGGATCGAGGTAGCCTGCGGTCGGCCAGCCCGTCGCCACACAGGCGCGCAGCATCGCGGCATGCTTACCGGAGCAGTTCATGCGCACCCGCGTCGGCACACCGTGTTCACGAACGAGCTCATCGCGTGTCGCCGAGTCACTCGGCCAGGCGGCGGGACAGCCCAGGGCGTCCTCCGTGAGACCACCCTCGGTGAGGATGTCGCGTACCACCGAGGCGTGACGGTCGGTGCCGATGTGGCTCGCCGTCGAGATCGCCAGCTGCTCGCCCTCGAGCACCGCGCCTGCAGTGATGCACGCGATGGCCTGCAGGGGCTTGAGGCTGGAGCGCGGCAGGATCAGCGCATCGGCATTGCCGTGACGGGCGACGACGTCGCCGTCGGGCGAGAGCACGACGGCCGCACCGGCGTGGCGGGATTCGACGAATCCGCTCCTCTCGACGACGGCGAGTTCCACGGAATCCTGAACGGTGAGAGTCTCCAGCACCCGTCAACTCTAGCCCGGGGTGTGCGGCGTCTCGCGTCGTGTCGGAGGAGCCTGACAGACTGATCCCATGGCAGAGACGACCTCGCGCACTCTCGGCGAACACCACTATGCGCTCACCGCGACGTGGACCGGCAATACCGGCACCGGAACCACCGGCTACCGTGACTACCGCCGAGACGTGACGATCGAGGTCGGCGGAAAGCCCGATCTGCTCGCCTCAGCGGACAAGCCCTTTCGCGGTGACCCCTCACGATGGAATCCGGAAGACCTTCTGCTGGCATCCCTCTCCGAGTGTCACCTGCTGTCGTACCTGCACGCGTGTGTCACTGCCGGCGTCGTCGTGGTGTCCTACCGTGACCGCGCGAGCGGAGTGATGCGCGAAGACGGCGCAGGCGGCGGCGCGTTCGTGGAGGTGCTGCTGCGCCCAGAGGTCGTCGTCGCCGAGGCTTCGATGATCGAGGCCGCCGAGCGCGCGCACGCCCAGGCGAACGAGTGGTGTTTCATCGCGAATTCGATGAACTTCCCGGTGCGTCACCAGGCGACGGTCAGCGCTCTCGCCTGACCACGCGCTCGCACCTGGCCACGGGCTCTCGCCTGACCACGCGCTCTCGCCGCGTCAGCGACGTTCGTGCGGCAGAGCCTGCTTGATCTTCTCGATCGTGCCCTGCGCAGGTGCCTCGTTGTACGCGCCCGCGAGCTCCTGGCCGGAGAGCCCGTGGATCGCGGCCATGATCT
The DNA window shown above is from Microbacterium maritypicum and carries:
- a CDS encoding asparaginase translates to MLETLTVQDSVELAVVERSGFVESRHAGAAVVLSPDGDVVARHGNADALILPRSSLKPLQAIACITAGAVLEGEQLAISTASHIGTDRHASVVRDILTEGGLTEDALGCPAAWPSDSATRDELVREHGVPTRVRMNCSGKHAAMLRACVATGWPTAGYLDPAHPLQQHIRDVIERLTGEKIAHTAIDGCGAPVHAMTLTGLARAIHRIGTASDRSPFALHRVAGSLVRAVRENPWTIEGPGRPDTIATETLGVFTKYGAEGVMVMVAPNGTTVALKMLDGATRASTIVAATLLARAGGLSDADVAALSGALPLAVLGGGADVGAIRPGAGI
- a CDS encoding OsmC family protein, whose product is MAETTSRTLGEHHYALTATWTGNTGTGTTGYRDYRRDVTIEVGGKPDLLASADKPFRGDPSRWNPEDLLLASLSECHLLSYLHACVTAGVVVVSYRDRASGVMREDGAGGGAFVEVLLRPEVVVAEASMIEAAERAHAQANEWCFIANSMNFPVRHQATVSALA
- a CDS encoding FtsK/SpoIIIE domain-containing protein; the encoded protein is MDSLPIVLPTAPAASRRAPLPFLAALVPIAAGVVLWTVTGSLLALCFAALGPLMIGASLVDSARTRRRERRQVEKQNEAEWAEAEAELLRRHSDEREMLWQRRPDAANCIAQPPLRGAQPLDTITPVVVGAGEATSEVRCSGGDDARGREFRERCGVVEDAPIAVPIGGGICLRGPRPLTQAAARALIVQLCLRFSAAQLSLVGADPGGAALSAYGFESLPHTRRGHRGGFRVGVGSTAEGRPQADAMIWLASVEEDVPEGITTVIDIIEPRRGTLRTPNGSIAIAVECLSFAQAGAVGAELAHRGDEVDVLPDAVSLSELAQPQDADGLAATIGRGERGSITVDIVGDGPHAIVTGMTGTGKSELLVSWVTAIASVNGPDRVTFVLADFKGGTAFEPLRALRQVVAVITDLDEEGARRGVSSLTAELRRREAVLAAAGVRDVRDVSMPRLVIVVDEFAALLSEHPDLGAVFTDIAARGRALGMHLIIGTQRASGVIRDALAANCPLRISLRVGDVADSRLMIGTDAAAMLAGDASARGHGLVRRPADDEPVAIRVALTAAADLRDVGMRWAEADVPPSPWLPALPAVLPLVEVIDEAGPSPDTVVLGRVDDPGRQSQPAVLLRCAGERGLALLGAPGSGRTAALRAVAAQRHDAVWLPSDPEDAWDLLAAWADGRERPPAVVLGDDLDALTAALPPEYGQQFVHRWEQVLRAARGTTFVLTATRASGALGRVLDLLPRRVLLRMPNRMEHLAAGGEPSGFVRDRAPGRARMGDHEVQLAWVDESEVDRTAAPSMAAWAPTSAITGVVSPGAEEVIARMRDAYPACEVVAVGTEPKGVGPRCIVVADAETWQRNWPVWQRVRSVGEVLIRCEHPADLRQLVGARELPPYARPHAGRAWSVIGARAPRRVHLTELSPA